A segment of the Streptomyces sp. XD-27 genome:
AACTGCCGCGGCGGCAGCAGCTTCCCGCGCATCAGGGCCCTGTAGAAGCGGTTCAGATCGTCTGCGCTGGAGATGATGTCGCCGTCGCCCCAGCCCTGTGACCCGTTCATCTCGGTGACGTCGTCGATGCGGTCCGGTGCCGACAGGAACAGTTTGGCGTAGCCGCGGCTGCTCGGCTGGGGCAGGCGGACGCTGGTGCCGGGGTTGGACGTCGCCTTGAGCCCCAGGGGCTTGATGATGCGGTCGCGGACCTCCTTCTCGTACGGCTTGCCACCGATCTTCTCGACGATCAGCGCGGCCAGGATGTCGTTGGTGTGGGAGAACGCGTGCCTGGCACCGGGCTTGAACAGCGGCTCGTGGGACAGGGCCACCTTCACGCGCTTCTCGGGCGTCACGGTGTCGTACCGGTGCTGGAGGTAGCCGTCGCCCAGGAAGTACGTCTCGACGTACTCCTTGTCGGCGAGGTAGTCGAACAGGCCGCTGGTGTGGTTCAGAAGCTGCCGTACGGTGATCTGGCTGCCGTCGTTGCCGTTGCCCGTCACCACGCCGGGCAGATGGCGCTCCACGGTGTCGTCGAGACTGAGTCTCTTCTCCGCCTCCATCTGGAGGAGAACGGTCGCCACGAAGGTGTTGGTGATGCTGCCGACGCGGAACCGGTCGTTCTTGCCGCGCGGCGCACCCGTCTTCAGGTCGCCCACGCCCGATGCCGACTTCCAGACACCCTTGGCGTCGCGTGCCTGGGCGGTGACGCCGGGGACACCGGCCTTCACGGCCGCGTCGATCGCGGCCTGCGTCGCCTGGTGGTCGACCGCCTTGGAAGCCGTGTCCCGCGACGCCTGGGCGGGCCCCGTGAAGGCGGTGGCCGCCATCGCGAACGCCGCCAAACCGACCACGCCGGCCTTTGAGCTCTTCCGTATCGTCATTCCCCGCTCCTGGAAGTCGTCTGCACTTGGCTGAATCCGTACTCGTGCGGTTCGTCGGCGGCAGCGTATGGCACCAGTGGTGCGTGTGGGGCTTTTGTGCAGCAAGACCGCGGACGATGACGGGTCGTCACGCTTGCCGCCGCCGGGGCGCGCCGGTGCCCACAGGGACAGCAGAAGCAGCCACCGCGGGCTGAGTTGCGACGAGTTGGGACGACCAAGGCCAGTGACCGGTACGCCGGGTCGGCGGCGCGCCACCGCAGACCTTCTTGATGTCCTGTCCGACGGGACTTGCGGGTCTCGGCGCCGGGACCCTGGACGCCGCTGAACATAAGCGGCAACTCGGCTTATTTCACAGGCGACTTGAGCCAGTCGTCCCGGTCCAGGACGTACTCCACCTCTCCGTGCTCGGAGCCGTCGATCGCCTCCGGCCAGTCCTGGAAGTACGTCCGCAGATACCTCAGGCCCGCCTTCTCCATCACGCGCCGCGACCCGGCGTTGACCGCCATGGTGTTCGCGGTCACGCGCCGTACGCCCAGCTCCGTGAAGCCCTTGCGGATCAGGGCGCGGGAGCCTTCCGTGGCGTAGCCGCGGCCCCACGCGGCCTTGTGGAGCCGGTAGCCGAGTTCGACCACCTCGCCGCCGCGGTCGTCCACCGGCCGGAACTCGAACCA
Coding sequences within it:
- a CDS encoding GNAT family N-acetyltransferase, with the protein product MRTFLETARLRLRRFTEDDLELLVGLDNDPDVMRYLNGGRPVPRETLSTRSLPRLLHVHPRTGEPGFWAAEERSTGAWLGWFEFRPVDDRGGEVVELGYRLHKAAWGRGYATEGSRALIRKGFTELGVRRVTANTMAVNAGSRRVMEKAGLRYLRTYFQDWPEAIDGSEHGEVEYVLDRDDWLKSPVK
- a CDS encoding serine hydrolase, yielding MTIRKSSKAGVVGLAAFAMAATAFTGPAQASRDTASKAVDHQATQAAIDAAVKAGVPGVTAQARDAKGVWKSASGVGDLKTGAPRGKNDRFRVGSITNTFVATVLLQMEAEKRLSLDDTVERHLPGVVTGNGNDGSQITVRQLLNHTSGLFDYLADKEYVETYFLGDGYLQHRYDTVTPEKRVKVALSHEPLFKPGARHAFSHTNDILAALIVEKIGGKPYEKEVRDRIIKPLGLKATSNPGTSVRLPQPSSRGYAKLFLSAPDRIDDVTEMNGSQGWGDGDIISSADDLNRFYRALMRGKLLPPRQLKAMKTTVDNPDFPGSSYGLGIERFTLSCGTTVWYHDGGAMGSVTLASTTEDGRHQLAFNYNSNWGVETGLPVLNAEYCETPAR